From the Fibrobacter sp. UWB10 genome, one window contains:
- a CDS encoding glutamate--tRNA ligase family protein codes for MPGIIRFAPSPTGFLHEGHLLSALYVWAAAKKWGLKIHLRIEDHDQGRARKEYINGIREDLAWFGFQYDSESIQSSHFDFFQKVLDKLTAQGLVYPCTCSRKQLQSENPVSETGEVIYQGKCRTHTMPCSEPHSLRIVIPNKVINWHDERLGDFSENPKNQCGDFPIRDRDGFWTYQFAVCIDDFTDGITHIVRGEDIRNSTARQIALSQLIAETCQGDPNLNIPHYTRPVYLHHPLIVDPTGKKLSKREHAYSLRQEKENGKTPQELLGQILHKAGFLSHIIPTTLEQAIATVAERL; via the coding sequence ATGCCAGGAATCATCCGTTTTGCGCCGAGCCCCACGGGCTTTTTACACGAAGGGCACCTGCTCTCAGCCCTTTACGTATGGGCGGCCGCAAAAAAATGGGGTCTCAAGATTCACCTTCGCATCGAAGACCACGACCAAGGCCGCGCCCGCAAGGAATATATCAACGGCATCCGCGAAGATCTCGCCTGGTTCGGATTCCAGTACGACAGCGAAAGCATTCAAAGTTCGCACTTTGACTTTTTCCAGAAAGTCCTCGACAAACTCACCGCTCAAGGGCTTGTGTACCCCTGCACCTGCAGCCGCAAGCAATTGCAATCCGAAAATCCCGTAAGCGAAACCGGCGAAGTCATTTACCAAGGCAAATGCCGTACGCATACAATGCCCTGCAGCGAACCTCATAGCCTACGTATCGTTATTCCAAACAAAGTAATTAATTGGCACGACGAGCGCCTCGGTGACTTTAGCGAAAATCCGAAAAATCAATGCGGAGATTTCCCTATTCGCGACCGCGACGGTTTCTGGACCTACCAATTCGCCGTCTGCATCGATGACTTTACCGACGGAATCACGCATATTGTTCGCGGTGAAGATATCCGCAATTCTACCGCCCGCCAAATAGCCCTTTCGCAATTAATTGCCGAAACTTGCCAAGGCGACCCCAACCTAAATATACCCCACTACACGCGCCCAGTATATCTGCACCACCCACTTATTGTCGACCCGACTGGCAAAAAGCTCTCCAAGCGCGAGCACGCCTACAGTCTCCGTCAAGAAAAAGAAAACGGCAAGACTCCCCAGGAACTTTTGGGGCAAATCCTTCATAAAGCCGGTTTTTTGTCACATATTATACCGACAACGTTAGAACAAGCGATAGCAACGGTTGCAGAGCGCCTGTAA
- a CDS encoding SPOR domain-containing protein has product MRKILFALSLCSLAFAAEPTDLDSLFRGKEYKPVLSASLRDSSKSDAVPGKTAAKASKSDGYYMLQFESVADFDAAQRRRAQLSASTGYAIQVVFDAPFYKLRGGGWGNKKTAEDKARELSAYNINAFVVKVK; this is encoded by the coding sequence ATGCGAAAGATTTTATTTGCTTTGAGCCTTTGCTCCTTAGCCTTTGCCGCTGAACCGACTGATTTGGATTCCCTTTTCCGCGGCAAGGAATACAAACCTGTTTTGAGCGCTTCTCTGCGAGACAGCTCCAAGAGCGATGCCGTTCCAGGAAAGACTGCTGCGAAAGCCTCCAAGTCCGATGGTTACTATATGCTTCAGTTTGAATCTGTAGCCGACTTTGATGCGGCTCAGCGCCGTCGTGCACAGCTTTCTGCAAGTACCGGATATGCAATTCAGGTCGTATTCGATGCCCCGTTCTACAAGCTCCGTGGCGGTGGCTGGGGTAACAAGAAAACGGCCGAAGACAAGGCTCGCGAATTGTCGGCTTACAACATTAATGCCTTCGTCGTCAAGGTCAAATAG
- a CDS encoding RNA methyltransferase: MTNETLESLLERVTERRRELLTSVVDRRTRHFCMVLEDLFDPHNISAVIRTAEVFGLQDVHIIEEDNAYSVNKSILKGSYKWMSLYLYKKRMLCMEKLRAKGYKIAVASTNTTNSVLDLDLSQPTAFYLGSEFHGNHPDTLAHADYEFKLPQYGITESMNVSVAGGVLMTYLDVFMQKDGREKFLLPKAERDALLLDWLDRHVNGIENNSPIVRIDE, translated from the coding sequence ATGACGAACGAAACTTTGGAATCCCTTTTGGAACGCGTGACGGAACGCCGTCGTGAACTTTTGACGTCTGTGGTGGATCGCCGTACCAGACACTTTTGCATGGTGCTCGAAGATTTGTTCGATCCGCACAACATTTCTGCTGTGATTCGTACTGCCGAAGTGTTTGGCCTTCAAGATGTTCACATTATCGAAGAAGACAATGCCTACAGTGTGAACAAGTCCATTCTGAAGGGCAGTTACAAGTGGATGAGCTTGTACCTTTACAAGAAGCGCATGCTTTGCATGGAAAAACTGCGCGCGAAGGGTTACAAGATTGCCGTGGCGAGCACGAATACCACCAATTCTGTTTTGGATTTGGACTTGAGCCAGCCTACCGCTTTCTATTTGGGTAGCGAATTCCACGGGAATCACCCCGATACTTTGGCCCATGCCGATTACGAATTCAAACTGCCTCAGTATGGTATTACCGAATCCATGAATGTGTCGGTGGCTGGCGGCGTTTTGATGACTTACCTAGATGTGTTCATGCAGAAGGATGGCCGCGAAAAGTTCTTGCTCCCTAAGGCAGAACGTGATGCTTTGCTTTTGGACTGGCTTGACCGCCATGTGAACGGTATCGAGAACAACAGCCCGATTGTTCGAATCGACGAGTAA
- a CDS encoding pitrilysin family protein, translated as MKFDLKVLFLTATSVATVFALNACSGSPEPQTEPVPAAQTDSAAPVAEKNAEPAIPASYKDIQFPEYKYVAPYPKDFRVEIAPGISGYIVSDRSLPLVNFSVYFEQPRAPLSLKDEAASSMVGSMLRRGGGGGISAKALDDSLEFISAGLSSSVGTFTSMFDIDCLSKDFADMLKLSKQVLTDPAFDKDQFEILRANFLTAYDRRYDTPAKVLSALKAKVNYAPNPRLWDANAEDYKKVSVADVKQLAQGVYGNGRVIFALSGDVDKDSIVVVLKDFFEGWKTAVSKNVKKNAKAVAQEPTPLTFVRKPGIYVVDKDISQANISMNQPFVRRPHADYYPAAVANFILGGGSFTSRLMNRVRSDEGLAYSVYSSVGNDYRDTAMVTIALQTKVESVGFALKLIREVVNEFAEQGPTEEELSQAKKALIESLPSLFDSPEATAVIFAKGELLGKTYDHYLDYVKEINAVTADQVKAMVKKYFDMDKMTTSIVAPVSKLEAIKPFTVIPQDSLEFRN; from the coding sequence ATGAAGTTTGATTTGAAAGTTCTCTTTTTGACGGCGACGTCGGTAGCGACAGTGTTTGCCTTGAATGCTTGTTCGGGTTCGCCGGAACCGCAGACGGAGCCTGTACCGGCTGCGCAGACTGATTCGGCTGCCCCTGTTGCAGAAAAAAATGCCGAACCGGCGATTCCTGCAAGCTATAAGGACATCCAGTTTCCAGAATACAAGTATGTAGCTCCGTACCCGAAGGATTTCCGCGTAGAGATTGCCCCGGGTATTTCGGGCTATATTGTAAGCGACCGCAGTTTGCCGCTCGTGAATTTTTCAGTCTATTTTGAACAGCCGCGCGCTCCGCTTTCGCTTAAAGACGAAGCGGCGTCATCGATGGTGGGGAGCATGCTCCGTCGCGGTGGCGGTGGTGGCATTTCCGCCAAGGCTTTGGACGATTCCCTGGAATTCATTAGCGCAGGGTTGAGTTCTTCGGTCGGCACGTTTACTTCGATGTTCGATATCGATTGCTTGTCTAAGGACTTTGCTGACATGCTGAAGCTTTCGAAGCAAGTGCTGACGGATCCTGCTTTTGACAAAGACCAGTTTGAAATTTTGCGTGCAAACTTCTTGACGGCCTACGATCGCCGTTATGACACGCCGGCAAAGGTACTTTCGGCGTTGAAGGCTAAAGTGAACTACGCTCCGAACCCGAGATTGTGGGATGCCAATGCCGAAGACTACAAGAAGGTGTCTGTGGCCGATGTCAAGCAATTGGCTCAAGGTGTGTATGGGAATGGCCGCGTGATATTTGCACTTTCTGGTGATGTCGACAAGGATTCGATAGTTGTCGTGCTCAAGGATTTCTTTGAAGGTTGGAAAACGGCCGTTTCGAAAAATGTGAAAAAGAATGCAAAGGCTGTGGCCCAGGAACCGACTCCGCTTACGTTTGTGAGAAAGCCCGGAATTTACGTGGTCGACAAGGATATTTCGCAGGCAAATATTTCGATGAACCAGCCCTTTGTGCGTAGACCGCATGCAGACTACTATCCGGCAGCGGTGGCAAACTTTATTCTGGGTGGTGGTAGCTTTACGAGCCGCTTGATGAACCGCGTACGTAGCGATGAAGGCTTGGCATACAGCGTGTACAGCTCGGTAGGGAACGATTATCGCGACACCGCCATGGTAACGATTGCTTTGCAGACCAAGGTGGAATCGGTTGGATTTGCCCTGAAACTGATTCGCGAAGTGGTGAATGAATTTGCTGAACAAGGACCTACAGAAGAAGAACTTTCGCAGGCTAAAAAAGCTTTGATTGAAAGCTTGCCGAGCCTGTTCGATAGTCCTGAAGCAACGGCGGTAATCTTTGCGAAGGGTGAACTGCTGGGTAAGACCTACGACCACTACTTGGATTATGTAAAGGAAATTAATGCGGTGACGGCCGACCAAGTGAAGGCTATGGTCAAGAAGTATTTTGATATGGACAAGATGACCACCTCGATTGTCGCTCCTGTTTCAAAACTTGAAGCCATCAAGCCGTTCACGGTGATTCCACAGGATAGTCTGGAGTTTAGGAATTAA
- a CDS encoding fibro-slime domain-containing protein, with amino-acid sequence MKMNKINLLVKWALGVCLLFVGAQSAFALNGQVCAEGTVYLDAPKSWTTAYAAGGGKFVPFTKQADGWWTVKSSLIAQGQDTSFFIASVNNDYCQSAGITNSEFDKTSCNQQDGIPCSRTGDLYIFADPTNPEKTVVSENPPNAKYFFVMIPPDMDEWMSAVPMLSLDGGQTGKAMTAVDGMCGWYSYVFFNEEITDNVLLYRDDDLDREDMIGVNGNWETAASAQPIPLASVFTMEDSLFFVPDEGQKTTPDGYYYHKADVEGIEGNCSYTMAAVIYDTDADLHPAFSCWSQGGEGCQAMSGTAAQGVDKTTAIAAINACIGVTPGIVESTLDETVPQNQRKPKLSSAGKKCFMDEKYFNQLFNYTQGVNEKSCFDMPFHRSTDGKWEFDSDFYTSPGLEVQGGFYPVEASTDSSILAADPLQTPVAKARTKRMAEGPVFYGPALRENDPAEGIPNIDVLCNGPGWDGGIKCDGLFADGEGTETVVREHFGLGNDNTGCIFGWSCPNDAPKGWAFFEDGTETPAEAGVGGQVNGSPRWTSKTGRNQQFCFESHAKFTHKPGLKFNFRGDDDIWVFIDNQLAVDLGGTHLAAPGYVNLDKFKGKSGALEAGKQYDLDIFFCDRRTTMSNVRIKTNMYIQQKTAIEAKPQKTGSSEKAYEICYTQSGDGSCAAAMTGDEEEKIYCGDDLKNSSFSISYTLVQGNLASSPAVPGVENVSSGVHKCGIDLTNPANPKIDPEAICGLGGGRYTLFVNIEGKTKKVYSFRRSGEVDVVYANGDAMDSNQVKIGSYTIETTAMAGTKVPVYVSSLAPVEGTGKVEIYPDDAVGVQYTLQATDNSGVATRLIEFCAYDGGDSCKPIGSGTPRTIGASGVDTVYAKILMDNMQSDYQTFKISVSGRPNALAVSFYLPKISFIEAIPEEGADAKSVTGQKKEADGSYEEFWVGSIYDLYLAVLKPNADGKSFSPCLQECNGLKIHKGNLTSPKIDFIPEEVEFKDGYATISVRSLTKYRWDTDETINNPATIVAEYNDFVQAVYNPMYFRDPPVPYPVLADVFDVHGALPAVEYKIPAPYFSMNQEYLDGVADSVAIYYDRPIHKDSLPTMLCVMWDSLSAEEHNPVKEGYSNISKDSLISCNELISVDASNIDCSSPIEYNGKGGYCSNLIKIGGLTLSTGVKTAGVGKVHSYAVFEDKGKQVKQGFAGALTDRIAPVPLRAEVRTIKDGDELTDNDSLVIVMSEPVRLVTDTYAKTSVDFYLNSAIELDEADRYVSSLANTSAVVTAQVSPFVSGANGEGRIRFFYKRGNVSPHVGDYLRLGGNLSNIFWTDADTTHYTQPGSDTLRSAADAAFYWNSPTGYDETKRLPSVWIPVTGDADIDVIENKFASTANAPAGDKVPAVSVTSYRTTMTKAEVFAAEGGKPGHLVKADMYALYNGLSDEERANVKAEDMFFYYEVQYFTNLGNFVAGKSKKIYCDDKKNTEKDPVTNQTIQYFNGGLCTESGNDRNFFIGWNMRSDKGRVVGTGAYIVKLNSYVKLGSAGKDAKQESTSVWGVKRSPKAVMDYAKAPAGK; translated from the coding sequence ATGAAAATGAATAAAATTAACCTCCTTGTTAAGTGGGCGTTGGGTGTTTGTCTGCTTTTCGTTGGGGCGCAGAGCGCATTTGCGTTAAACGGACAGGTTTGTGCCGAAGGTACCGTTTATCTCGATGCTCCTAAGAGTTGGACCACGGCTTATGCTGCCGGTGGTGGTAAGTTTGTTCCGTTTACAAAACAAGCTGACGGATGGTGGACTGTTAAGTCTTCTCTCATTGCCCAAGGACAGGATACATCGTTCTTTATCGCTTCGGTCAACAACGACTACTGCCAGTCTGCCGGCATTACGAATTCTGAATTTGACAAGACATCTTGTAATCAGCAAGATGGTATTCCTTGTAGCAGAACAGGTGACCTCTACATTTTTGCAGATCCGACTAATCCGGAAAAAACCGTGGTTAGCGAAAATCCGCCTAACGCAAAGTATTTCTTTGTGATGATTCCGCCTGATATGGACGAATGGATGTCGGCTGTGCCGATGCTTAGTTTGGATGGTGGTCAGACCGGTAAAGCTATGACCGCTGTTGATGGCATGTGCGGCTGGTATTCCTATGTATTCTTTAATGAAGAAATCACGGATAATGTGCTTCTTTATCGTGATGATGACCTTGACCGTGAAGACATGATTGGTGTGAACGGCAACTGGGAAACTGCTGCATCTGCTCAGCCTATCCCGCTCGCATCTGTTTTCACTATGGAAGACTCTTTGTTCTTTGTGCCGGATGAGGGACAGAAAACTACACCTGATGGCTACTATTACCATAAGGCCGATGTTGAAGGAATCGAAGGTAACTGTTCTTATACTATGGCTGCAGTTATTTATGATACTGATGCGGACTTGCATCCGGCGTTCTCTTGCTGGTCTCAGGGTGGTGAAGGTTGCCAGGCTATGAGTGGTACCGCTGCTCAGGGTGTTGACAAGACTACCGCAATTGCAGCTATTAATGCCTGTATCGGTGTGACTCCGGGCATTGTTGAAAGCACTTTGGATGAAACTGTTCCGCAGAATCAGAGAAAACCGAAACTGAGTTCTGCTGGTAAGAAGTGCTTTATGGACGAAAAGTATTTTAACCAGTTGTTCAACTATACTCAGGGCGTAAACGAAAAGAGCTGCTTCGATATGCCGTTCCATCGTTCTACTGATGGTAAGTGGGAATTTGACTCTGACTTCTACACTAGTCCTGGTCTTGAAGTGCAGGGTGGCTTCTATCCGGTTGAAGCTTCTACTGACTCGTCCATTCTTGCTGCGGATCCCCTCCAGACTCCGGTTGCTAAGGCCCGTACTAAGCGTATGGCCGAAGGCCCGGTGTTCTATGGTCCGGCTCTTCGTGAAAATGATCCTGCAGAAGGTATTCCCAATATCGATGTTCTTTGTAACGGCCCGGGTTGGGATGGTGGTATTAAGTGTGATGGTCTCTTTGCCGATGGCGAAGGAACGGAAACTGTTGTTAGAGAGCATTTTGGCCTTGGTAACGATAACACCGGCTGTATCTTCGGATGGAGTTGTCCGAATGATGCTCCGAAGGGATGGGCTTTCTTTGAAGATGGTACTGAAACTCCGGCAGAGGCTGGTGTTGGTGGCCAGGTTAACGGTTCTCCTCGCTGGACTTCCAAGACGGGCCGTAACCAGCAGTTCTGCTTTGAATCTCATGCCAAGTTCACCCATAAGCCGGGTCTGAAGTTCAACTTCCGTGGTGACGACGATATTTGGGTGTTCATTGATAACCAGTTGGCTGTGGACCTTGGTGGTACTCACTTGGCTGCTCCGGGTTATGTGAATCTCGATAAGTTCAAGGGTAAGAGTGGTGCGCTTGAAGCTGGTAAACAGTATGATCTGGATATCTTCTTCTGCGACCGTCGTACGACCATGAGTAACGTGCGTATCAAGACGAACATGTATATCCAGCAGAAGACTGCTATCGAAGCAAAACCGCAGAAGACGGGTTCCTCTGAAAAAGCTTATGAAATCTGCTATACCCAGAGTGGTGATGGCTCTTGCGCTGCGGCCATGACGGGTGATGAAGAAGAAAAGATCTATTGTGGCGATGATCTTAAGAATTCTAGTTTCAGCATTTCCTATACACTCGTTCAGGGCAATTTGGCTTCTTCTCCGGCAGTACCTGGCGTAGAAAATGTGTCTAGCGGTGTTCATAAGTGCGGTATCGATTTGACGAATCCGGCTAACCCGAAGATTGATCCTGAAGCTATTTGTGGCTTGGGTGGCGGCCGTTACACCTTGTTCGTGAACATTGAAGGCAAAACGAAGAAGGTCTACTCATTCCGTAGAAGTGGTGAAGTGGACGTTGTCTATGCAAACGGTGATGCTATGGACTCTAACCAAGTTAAGATTGGCAGCTATACGATTGAGACCACTGCTATGGCGGGTACGAAAGTGCCGGTTTATGTATCTTCTTTGGCTCCTGTTGAAGGTACCGGTAAAGTTGAAATTTATCCGGACGATGCTGTGGGTGTTCAGTACACTTTGCAGGCTACCGATAACAGTGGCGTAGCGACAAGGCTTATCGAGTTCTGTGCCTATGATGGTGGTGATTCTTGTAAGCCGATTGGTTCTGGTACCCCTCGTACAATTGGAGCAAGTGGTGTCGATACGGTTTATGCAAAAATTCTTATGGATAATATGCAGTCGGACTACCAGACGTTTAAGATTAGCGTGTCTGGTCGACCGAATGCTCTTGCTGTTAGCTTCTACTTGCCGAAGATTTCGTTTATCGAAGCGATTCCGGAAGAAGGTGCCGATGCAAAGTCTGTAACGGGTCAGAAAAAAGAAGCTGATGGTTCTTACGAAGAATTCTGGGTCGGCTCGATTTACGATCTGTACCTGGCTGTATTGAAGCCGAATGCTGATGGAAAATCCTTTAGCCCGTGCTTGCAGGAATGTAATGGTCTCAAGATTCATAAGGGTAATTTGACTTCTCCGAAGATTGACTTTATCCCAGAAGAAGTTGAATTTAAGGATGGCTATGCAACCATTTCTGTCCGTTCGTTGACCAAGTATCGTTGGGATACCGATGAGACGATTAATAACCCGGCAACGATTGTGGCTGAATACAACGATTTTGTGCAGGCTGTTTATAACCCGATGTACTTCCGCGATCCTCCGGTACCGTATCCGGTGCTTGCCGATGTGTTCGACGTGCATGGCGCTCTCCCTGCTGTGGAATACAAGATTCCGGCTCCGTACTTTAGCATGAATCAGGAATACCTGGATGGCGTGGCTGACTCTGTTGCTATTTACTATGACCGTCCGATTCACAAGGATTCCTTGCCGACCATGCTCTGCGTGATGTGGGATTCTCTTTCTGCCGAAGAACATAACCCGGTTAAGGAAGGTTACTCCAACATTTCCAAGGACTCTCTGATTTCTTGTAACGAATTGATTAGTGTTGATGCAAGCAATATTGACTGTTCTTCTCCGATCGAATACAATGGAAAGGGCGGCTATTGCTCCAACTTGATCAAGATCGGTGGCCTTACGCTTTCTACAGGTGTAAAGACGGCTGGTGTGGGTAAGGTTCATTCTTATGCCGTATTTGAAGATAAGGGTAAGCAAGTGAAGCAGGGCTTTGCCGGTGCGTTGACCGATCGTATCGCCCCTGTGCCGCTGCGTGCTGAAGTTCGTACGATTAAGGATGGCGATGAATTGACCGATAATGATAGCCTTGTTATCGTCATGTCTGAACCGGTCCGTTTGGTAACGGATACTTACGCGAAGACTTCTGTTGACTTCTATCTGAATTCTGCTATTGAATTGGATGAAGCTGACCGTTATGTATCTTCTCTGGCGAACACTTCTGCCGTGGTAACTGCTCAAGTTAGCCCGTTTGTTAGTGGTGCTAATGGTGAAGGTCGTATCAGGTTCTTCTACAAGCGTGGTAATGTGTCTCCGCACGTGGGTGACTACTTACGCTTGGGCGGTAATCTCTCCAATATCTTCTGGACTGATGCCGATACGACTCACTATACTCAGCCGGGTAGCGATACTTTGCGTTCTGCTGCTGATGCTGCCTTCTACTGGAATTCTCCGACGGGCTACGATGAAACAAAGAGACTTCCGTCTGTGTGGATTCCGGTGACGGGTGATGCTGATATTGACGTGATTGAAAACAAGTTCGCTTCTACGGCTAATGCCCCGGCTGGTGACAAGGTTCCTGCTGTGTCGGTGACTTCTTACCGCACGACAATGACCAAGGCAGAAGTCTTTGCTGCCGAAGGTGGCAAGCCTGGTCACTTGGTCAAGGCAGACATGTACGCCTTGTACAATGGCTTGTCTGACGAAGAAAGGGCAAATGTGAAGGCGGAAGACATGTTCTTCTACTACGAAGTACAGTACTTCACTAACTTGGGTAACTTCGTCGCTGGTAAGTCTAAGAAGATTTACTGCGATGATAAGAAGAACACTGAAAAGGATCCGGTGACGAACCAGACAATTCAGTACTTCAATGGTGGCCTTTGCACGGAATCTGGTAATGACCGTAACTTCTTCATCGGCTGGAATATGCGTTCTGACAAGGGTCGTGTGGTTGGAACTGGCGCTTACATCGTTAAGCTCAATTCCTACGTGAAGCTTGGTTCTGCTGGTAAGGATGCCAAGCAGGAAAGCACCTCTGTCTGGGGTGTCAAGCGCTCGCCGAAAGCTGTAATGGATTACGCAAAGGCTCCTGCCGGAAAGTAA